The proteins below are encoded in one region of Belonocnema kinseyi isolate 2016_QV_RU_SX_M_011 chromosome 5, B_treatae_v1, whole genome shotgun sequence:
- the LOC117173028 gene encoding uncharacterized protein LOC117173028 — MKNSTINQNHQMELVTQNPKNCCERNNGQSSSNEEILSVPVGKVDSRKTTFKEVFTLPVEYLHKKKRIAVEKTGISKLPSVGSSDAWYGIHLEKENIKRRKRKNNKIKKMQEDKKKLMEQVRAIHKRIKEEKQH, encoded by the exons ATGAAAAACTCTACAATTAACCAGAATCATCAGATGg AACTTGTGacacaaaatccaaaaaattgttgtgaaaggAATAATGGACAGAGTTCTAGCAATGAGGAAATTTTATCAGTACCTGTTGGAAAAG TTGATTCACGGAAAACAACATTTAAAGAAGTTTTCACTTTGCCAGTAGAATATTTACACAAAAAGAAAAGGATTGCAGTTGAAAAAACGGGCATATCAAAGTTACCTTCGGTAGGGTCCTCCGATGCATGGTATGGTATTCATTTagagaaagaaaatataaaaagaagaaaaaggaaaaacaacaaaataaaaaaaatgcaagaagataaaaagaaattaatggaGCAAGTAAGAGCAATCCACAAAAGAATCAAAGAAGAAAAGCAACATTGA